The DNA region GCTCAGAAAGTTATGCCAGGAGTCAGGGGTGAGGTATCTTGGCTGGCACGCGATGCGGCACTACGCTGGCACCCGGCTCACCCGGCAGACCGGCAACCTGGAACATGCCGCCCGGCACCTGGGCCACAGCTCGCTGGAGACCACCCGGATTTATGCCAAATGGGCCGACAGCGCCTTGGACGAGGCCCTCGAAGGCTGGTAATTAGGCTCAATCCCAGGAAGATTGTTCAGGTTCCCAGACTCCAGAGGACCTCATCTGACGTTGGTTATCGCATTCCTCCTTCGTCCAGTTTTCTGGATATCGCTTCGCCAACTACCAAGCGCTTTTGTTGCTCCAGGGCTGCTTGTTCCATCTGCCCGCGGTTTTGGTTGAACCAGATTCTCATCTCCGGATGAGCAGCAAGAGTGCGGCCAATCTGAGACTCTGCCTCAGCCTTTCGCCCAGCCAAGAGCTTACTGGTGTAGTAGCCACTGAGCGGCGACTGCCAGCCTTCGTCCAGCTGCTCGCCTGGGTTACTGAGGTAGCTCTGAAGCCACGCCAATTCCATGGCTGCGTCCTTATTAAGAATCTCTGGATACTTCGCTGTCTGATATGTCAGGCGTTCCTTCCTTTTATCCCAGCCCCAGACGGAACTCAGGTAGTTGAGACTTGCCATACTCCAGCCTGGAAAAAAGGTAGAACTCTGGGTCACGATGATCTCCTGAGTTCTGTCTCCGTCCAGGTCGCGGTACTTTGCAGTACCGTCGAAGGCACCGATGAGTTTGAGGGCACCACCATCTTGCGTATAGATGGCATTGACATAGCAGCAATGCGCTCCCCCGGAGTCGAGCGTGACAACCAGTTCCTTATATCCACCAGGGCGCAGTGGAAATCCAGCTGTTCGAATGCGGAAACCACTTAACCGCTGTTTGACCTTGCCGCTTTGGGAAATCTCCAAGGTGCTTCCGTCGCCTTCAAGATGATCATCTACAGTTTTCAGGGTGAAGTTTCCCCATGTTCCTGTGGTCACCGTAGGCGCGGCCAGCACGGCACTCTGAAAGGCGAAAAGTAGCAGGAGCACTCTGCGGTACATGACCCTAGGCTACTTATTCAGTGTCCGCTCTGCTGCACTTTTGCGCGTTATCAGTGACAGTGCTTCCGCGCCTGCTATGCCCGGTGGCAACGTTGCCACCGGTTCACTTTCCGGGTCTTCAGCAGTCACAATAGAGATATGTCAATGCGACAAACTCAGGTGCTGCAGGTATTTATCCATGCGGGCGGTGCTTCCAAAACCAGTACGGTAAGGGACGTCGGGTATGAACTGTCCCGGCGCGGGAAAAAGGTTTTGCTGATCGATCTCGACCCCCAGGGTAACCTGACCGAGTGGCTTGGCGTCGACAACGTGCAGCCTGAACAGACAGTCAAAGATGCCCTGGAGAAATACCAGCCTCTGCCGGAACCGGTGCAGGTCCACGGCATGGACCTGATTCCTAGCCATATTGACCTGGCCTATACCGATGTCAGCATCGCTGGCCTCCGTAAGGTGCGGGCGCTGCGAGTCAAGGTGACGTCCTTTCCAGTACGGTGTCCCGCACATGCTGAGCAACAGCGCGGGTCATGAGAGGCGGCACGCTGTTGCCAATGCCGGCCCAGGACTTGATGAACGTATCCACGTCGTCCTTGCCAGGAGCGAACTGGTAATCGTCAGGGAAGCTCCCCAGGCGTTTCAGCTCGGCCACGGTCATCAGGCGGGGAAAGCGCCAGTGGAACATGCCCCCGTGGGCGTCACCGTTTTTGTTCAGCCCCATGGTCTTCACGATGGTCGGGCTGGTCCGGTCAGGGTGAATCTTGCGGCTGGAGAAGAAGTGGCCCTTCGGGTGGATGTCTCCGAAGTCCTGGCCCGGCTTGACCTTCGCGTACACCGCCAGCCACTTAGGCTTCAGGATGCGGTACCCGTCAGGCGTCTGCGGCAGGTCGCACAGGGCGTCCCGCACAGTGATCACCCGGCTGAAGGGGCGGGGCAGGGTGGGCTGGATGCCCAGGTCCTCGCGGACGCCGATGACAATCAGGCGCTCGCGGGCCTGCGGCACCCCCAGGTAGGCAGCGTTCAGCACCCCGGCCACAGTCCGGTAGCCGGCAGCCTGGAAAGCCTGGATGGCCTCCCGGTAGACACCGCGCATCTTGCCCGCCACCATGCCCTTCACGTTCTCCATCACGAAGGTGCGGGGGCGCAGGCCTTCCAGCAGCCGCAGGTATTCCCGGAACAGCTGGTTGCGCGGGTCATCCATTTGGCGCTGCCCCATTAGGCTGAAGCCCTGGCAAGGCGGGCTGCCGTCGAACAGATCCAGTTCGCCGGGCTGCAGGCCGCAGCGTTCCAGCACCTCATCCACGCTCAGGGCCGCGATGTCACCGTGGTAGACATCCAGCTCCGGGTAGTTGAGGCGCAGGGTGGCGGCGGCGTGGGCGTCCCATTCCACCGCCAGCAGCTCATGGAACCCCGCCATGTGGTAGCCGGTACTGGAGCCCCCCCGGCCTGCGAAGGTGCTGATCACCGTCGGGGCATCCGGTGCGCGGGGGGCGTGGGCAGCGGTGGCCGCAGCGTCCAGCTCGGCAGCATAGCTGCTGGACTTCACGGCTCGAAGGTCTCGCCACAGTGGGGGCAGGTGACGGACCGGGGCTTACTGTCTGGGGCGCCATCTGCGCTGGGAATCTCGGCAAACGACTCTGGCAACGCGCCGCCCTGCTGGGCCAGCAGCACTTCCAGGTCCTCGTTGGTGAAGCCGATACCGTCCAGGCCGAGGTCACTCTCGGCTATCTGCTGCAGTTCGTGAATCAGGCGCTCGCTGTCCCACTCGCCCAGTTCCTCGGTGCGGGTGTCGCTGATGGAATAGGCCTTCCACTCGCCTTCCTGCAGCGCAATATGCACCGTGGGCACGGTCCATTCGCCATCCTCACGGACGGTGACCCGCTGCGGGGCCGCCTGGTCATCTTGGCGGGCAATCAGCAGGGCGGCCAGCAATCCGTTGCCCACCACCACGCGGCCGGAGGTGTCATCAATCACCAGAGGGCGGGCGTACCCGAAGCGGGTCACGCTGGCGCGGATCTCCTCCAGCTTGTGGCGCCGGGGGGTCTCACCCCAGGCGCGCTGGACCAACTCGGACAGGGCATGGTGTTCGATGCGGTGGGTTGCGGTCATACCAAGCCTCTCCTTTCCGCTTTCAGCTCGTCAAAGCTGCGGCCATCGCTCTTGCGCACGGCACTCAGGCCCGTCTGCTCCTGGGCCCGCTGGACAATCACGTCCACATAGCGCGGGTCCAGGTCGTTGGTGCAGCAGACGCGACCAGAGGTGTGCGAGGCCAACAGCGTCGTCCCGCTTCCCCCGAAGGGGTCGTACACCAGCTCGGTGGGGCGGCTGCTGGCCTGAATCAGCTTCCGGAACAAACTTTGAGGCTTCATGGTAGGGTGCAGCCCATTTCGGTTCGGTTTCTTCACCCGCACCACGTCGCTCGCGTCACTCATGCTCTGCAGCAGGGCCACCAGCTCGTCCTTGCTCAGCCTGCTGTAGTCCTGGGCCGCGTCAATCACGGTAGTCTGCGTAAAATCGCCGTTGAACCAGTGGCCGGCGCCGGGCTTCCAGCCATAGATGATCGGCTCGTACTGGTTGTTGTAGTCCTGACGGCTCAGCACGGGCGCGTGCTTGACCCAGACCAGCACCTGACTGAACTTGAACCCCGCACCCCGGAAGGTGTCGTGGAAGGTGGCCGCCTCGCTGTCCGCGTAGGCCACATAGATGCAGGCACCTTCACGCATGGCCCCGAAAGTCGTATCCATCGCTTCGGTCATGAAGTTCCGGAACTCCTTGGGCGTCATGGCGTCGTTGGCGATGGTCAGCCGGTCCTTGGTCTTGCCCTCGTAGGCCACGTTGTACAGTGGATCAGTCACCACCAGGTCGGCCAGGCGCCCGTCCAGCAGGCGGCGGACATGCTCAGGGTCCAGGCTGGAGCCGCAGCCGACGCGGTGGGGGCCGAGGGTCCAGATGTCGCCCGGCTGGCTGACGACCAGCACTTCGTCCGGCACGGCAGGGACGTCATCCTCGTCGGCGGTGACGTCCTTATTGGTCATCGCCGGCTCCAGTTCGGCCAGCAGGTCGCGCAGTTCGGCATCGGTACTGCCGGTGCCGAGCAGGCCCAGCTCGGTGTCGTACAACTGCTGCAGCAGGCCGGCCAGGGCCCGGTCGTCGAAGCTGCTCTTACGGGCCGTCAGGTTGTCCGCGAGGGCAATGCGGGCGGCCGATTCGTCGTCCACGTCCACCCAGGCCACGGAGATGGTGGCGAGTCCCGCCTGCTGGGCAGCCTGGAAGGTGTGGTTGCCGGCCAGGACGTACCCCGTGGATTCCTGAACCACGATGGTGCCGTAAAAGCCGTTCACCTGGATGCTCTCGGCAATGGCTTTCACGTCGCCCTGGTTGTAATTCCGGGGCCAGACCTTCAGTGGGCCACCCTGGACAGGGACTGCGGGGTCCAGGCGTTTGTTGACCGTCTGCGGCTCACTCATCCTTGCCTCCGGCGTGCATGTAGGGGCGGGCGCTGCGGTAATCCAGCTCATCTTCTAAGGCCAGGCGGTGGCGGGCGGGCAGCTGGGAAGAATGCTCGGCCCAGTCGCGCAGGTTGTCCCAGCTCACACCACGCAGGTACATGCGGAAGGCCGCCGGGGTAGGGAAGAGGTAGGCGGCGTAGGCGATATGCTCCGGCGCACGTGGATCGCGCCGGCGAATGCGGGGTTTAAACACGTGCCCTCCAAGGCAAAGCCCCCCGAACCTGAACGGAACGGGGGGCTGGGTTATGGTGTCTACAGATACACTTCGCTATAGTAAAAAGATTTTAGCTGAATTTGGGGAAGGGTGCAAGGGCTACGACTTTTGGCAGAAGGTCTTGGCGATTACGTCACCAATGGACTTGGCAAAGTCGGCCTCTATCGGGGCGTTCCAGACAATCCTGG from Deinococcus sp. Marseille-Q6407 includes:
- a CDS encoding DNA methyltransferase, translating into MSEPQTVNKRLDPAVPVQGGPLKVWPRNYNQGDVKAIAESIQVNGFYGTIVVQESTGYVLAGNHTFQAAQQAGLATISVAWVDVDDESAARIALADNLTARKSSFDDRALAGLLQQLYDTELGLLGTGSTDAELRDLLAELEPAMTNKDVTADEDDVPAVPDEVLVVSQPGDIWTLGPHRVGCGSSLDPEHVRRLLDGRLADLVVTDPLYNVAYEGKTKDRLTIANDAMTPKEFRNFMTEAMDTTFGAMREGACIYVAYADSEAATFHDTFRGAGFKFSQVLVWVKHAPVLSRQDYNNQYEPIIYGWKPGAGHWFNGDFTQTTVIDAAQDYSRLSKDELVALLQSMSDASDVVRVKKPNRNGLHPTMKPQSLFRKLIQASSRPTELVYDPFGGSGTTLLASHTSGRVCCTNDLDPRYVDVIVQRAQEQTGLSAVRKSDGRSFDELKAERRGLV
- a CDS encoding DNA cytosine methyltransferase, translated to MKSSSYAAELDAAATAAHAPRAPDAPTVISTFAGRGGSSTGYHMAGFHELLAVEWDAHAAATLRLNYPELDVYHGDIAALSVDEVLERCGLQPGELDLFDGSPPCQGFSLMGQRQMDDPRNQLFREYLRLLEGLRPRTFVMENVKGMVAGKMRGVYREAIQAFQAAGYRTVAGVLNAAYLGVPQARERLIVIGVREDLGIQPTLPRPFSRVITVRDALCDLPQTPDGYRILKPKWLAVYAKVKPGQDFGDIHPKGHFFSSRKIHPDRTSPTIVKTMGLNKNGDAHGGMFHWRFPRLMTVAELKRLGSFPDDYQFAPGKDDVDTFIKSWAGIGNSVPPLMTRAVAQHVRDTVLERTSP
- a CDS encoding ParA family protein, which gives rise to MSMRQTQVLQVFIHAGGASKTSTVRDVGYELSRRGKKVLLIDLDPQGNLTEWLGVDNVQPEQTVKDALEKYQPLPEPVQVHGMDLIPSHIDLAYTDVSIAGLRKVRALRVKVTSFPVRCPAHAEQQRGS